The Ranitomeya imitator isolate aRanImi1 chromosome 3, aRanImi1.pri, whole genome shotgun sequence genome has a window encoding:
- the LOC138671499 gene encoding odorant receptor 131-2-like codes for MVVNSTVLYNNVTQIPILSARMIEILRTIFFLVAIFSFCIFLYFMTVLLIVYFTTPHVRDNARYILFTHMLINDSLYLILTLFLSFAYQFNVSCQVPICYFILTLASITFKITPYNLMAMAFERYIAICFPLRHTILCTAQRTHFAIMIMWLVGLLPGVADVFILNTSVEKGFFSRGIICRQDGLVVQPVQNTLRSSTYIGSLILVALGILFTYIKVMAVTRRIGSYKSSASKAGRTLILHTIQLLLCMMSLTTTVTETSRGDYFQIVIMGNFLLFMCIPRLLSPLIYGIRDEVFSKCIKKMYAISL; via the coding sequence ATGGTGGTGAACTCCACGGTTTTGTACAACAATGTGACCCAGATCCCCATCCTTTCGGCTAGAATGATTGAAATCTTGAGAACGATCTTCTTCTTGGTAGcaattttcagtttttgcatttttcTCTACTTTATGACGGTTTTGCTGATTGTCTACTTCACCACTCCTCACGTACGAGACAACGCCCGCTACATCCTCTTTACTCACATGCTCATTAACGACTCGCTGTACCTCATCTTGACGCTCTTCCTTTCATTTGCTTACCAATTTAACGTGTCCTGCCAAGTGCCCATATGCTATTTCATTCTCACCCTAGCAAGCATCACCTTTAAAATCACCCCATACAACTTGATGGCCATGGCTTTCGAGCGATACATCGCAATTTGTTTTCCTCTTAGACATACAATTTTATGTACTGCCCAAAGGACTCATTTCGCCATCATGATTATGTGGCTTGTTGGTCTCCTTCCAGGTGTAGCAGACGTTTTTATACTCAACACTTCTGTTGAGAAAGGATTCTTCTCCCGGGGTATCATATGTAGACAGGATGGACTTGTAGTCCAGCCTGTGCAGAACACCTTAAGATCCTCCACCTATATTGGTAGCTTAATTCTGGTAGCTCTTGGCATACTCTTCACCTACATCAAGGTTATGGCGGTCACTCGGAGAATTGGTTCCTATAAATCCTCTGCCTCCAAGGCTGGTAGGACACTTATACTTCACACTATCCAACTACTTTTATGCATGATGTCACTAACCACTACAGTTACCGAGACCAGTCGTGGAGATTACTTTCAAATCGTGATCATGGGTAACTTTTTACTTTTCATGTGTATTCCGAGACTCCTTAGCCCTCTTATTTATGGCATAAGGGACGAAGTGTTCAGTAAATGCATCAAAAAGATGTATGCTATAAGCCTTTAA